One Leptolyngbya subtilissima AS-A7 genomic window, TGCTTCAGCTCCGTGATGACATCCCTACTATTGCCTGGCCTGGCCATTGGGCTTTCTTTGGCGGCCACCTTGAACCGGGCGAAGACCCCGACACGGCGGTATACCGAGAATTAGAGGAAGAAATTGGCTACATTGCGCCCCAGCTATCGCTGTTTGAGCGCGTGGAGGATGAAACCGTGGTGCGCCACGTCTATCACGGGCTGCTGGTGGTGCCGGTGGAGCAGCTGGTGCTGACCGAGGGCTTGGACTTGGGGCTGTGGAGTGTTGATGATATTCATCAGGGCCAGCGGTTCTCATCTCGCGCCCGTGGGGAGCGCCCGTTGGGGCCACCGCACCGGCAAATTTTGCTGTCTTTTCTAGAGCACCGTAGGATAGAACAGGCTATTTAACATAGTGTGTTCCTGCCGCCCATGGCTGACTCGTCTGAACAGCTGGAGCTTTTCTCACCTGAGACGGCGGTGCTGCCCGACTACCGCATTCGGGAGAGCGATCGCGCTCGCCATGTTTCCATCAAAGTGCATCTCAACGGCCAGATCGAGGTCGTGGTACCCCTAGGGTTTGACCAGCACCAGGTACCTGAGCTGCTGTATCGGCGACGCGACTGGCTGTGGCGATCGCGCCAGCGTCTTGCCCACCAGACTGCTGGCCTCACTGACGACCATTTTGAAGAGAAACCGGGGCAGATCGAGGTGCGATCGCGCCATCAAACCTGGCAGGTTAACTATCAACCCGCCACCACCCGCACCCTGGCTATGACCCAGAGCGGCCCCCAAACCTTGCTACTGCGTGGCCCCATCGACAACAGTGCCGCATGTGGCGACCTGCTGCGCCAGTGGCTGAGCCGCAAGGCCCGCGCTGAGTTTGCCCCCTGGCT contains:
- a CDS encoding M48 family metallopeptidase, which codes for MADSSEQLELFSPETAVLPDYRIRESDRARHVSIKVHLNGQIEVVVPLGFDQHQVPELLYRRRDWLWRSRQRLAHQTAGLTDDHFEEKPGQIEVRSRHQTWQVNYQPATTRTLAMTQSGPQTLLLRGPIDNSAACGDLLRQWLSRKARAEFAPWLRELSFVINLPFSRISIRGQKTRWASCSSNKNISLNYKLLFLPPELVHYVFVHELCHTVHMNHSAAFWQLVEEKQPGHQRFRDEIRDGWQYVPRWVED
- a CDS encoding NUDIX hydrolase: MLRTTKPEVAIAILYQGDRFLLQLRDDIPTIAWPGHWAFFGGHLEPGEDPDTAVYRELEEEIGYIAPQLSLFERVEDETVVRHVYHGLLVVPVEQLVLTEGLDLGLWSVDDIHQGQRFSSRARGERPLGPPHRQILLSFLEHRRIEQAI